The Chryseobacterium sp. LJ668 genome segment CTGCATTGTAATCTTTATGATCAATACTATTTTTACCTGTTTTAGCAGGAACTACAACCACTCTGAATCTTTTTCCCGCATAATATGTTGAATTTGCGTCTAAGTTCAATGTAGGGGTTGAATTTACATTTATTTGTATGTCGAATTTACTGAAATCAAAGTTATAATCTACCTCATCAATACTACCTACAAAAACTGTGTAAGGAAGCAGTCTCCATACGGGAGAATTATTAGCCGTTCCTGTTTGCATATAGATAAGTACTACATCAGACTCCACTAAAGGATCGTTAAATTCATCAGAAAACTGGTATAGATTGCTGCTGGATCTTATAAAAGTTGGCGAAATATCATAAGCGGTTGCATAAGTGTCATTATCTTCTACCTGTACCACTTCATCATTATCATCACAGCTTAATATGAATAAACCGGCAAATGCCAGCATTAGAATTGAAAGAAATTTTTTCATTTTATAAAATTTAATATTATTACTTACTATGCGGGATCAAAACATATACCAAAAAACTGAAAAACTTTGTTTCTGCTGTTTTTTTTAATTGTATTTTTGTTCTTATTCAAAAATCATGAACAAAGTAGCTTTTCAATTACTCTTCATTTTACTGTTTATCCATTCACAGATTTCTGCACAATACCAGCCGAAAAACATTTCTCAGTCAGATCAGAAAAAAGCTCAGCAATGGGTTGATAAAGCTTACAGCTCATTAACTCAGGATGAAAAGCTGGGGCAGCTATTTATTGTTGCACTGTATACCAATAAGGATGAAAACCACATCAATCAGGTTAGAAATATTGTCACTAGTGATAAAATCGGCGGGTTGATTTTGATGCAGGACGATGCAGCAAGAGAAATCAATTTAGTCAATGAATTTCAGCAAAAATCAAAAATTCCGTTAATGATCGGGATGGATGCTGAATGGGGAATTTACCAGAGAATTGCTGCTGCACACAAATTTCCGTGGGCGATGACTTTGGGAGCGATTCAGGATAAGAACCTGATTTATCAAATGGCCGCAAAAATCGCTGAGGACTGCAAAAGAATGGGTATCAACTGGGATTTTGCTCCGGTTGTAGATGTCAACACCAATCCAAACAATCCGATTATCGGAAACAGAAGCTTCGGGTCAGAAGTTTCTAATGTTACCCAATCTGCACTCTCCTACTCCAAAGGCTTGCAGGATAACAATATTTTGGCAGCTATCAAACATTTTCCGGGTCACGGCGATACAAGTACCGACTCACATTTAGACCTGCCGGTAGTCTCTCACTCATTAGAAAGATTAAATTCAATTGAATTGGCACCTTTCAAAGCTTTGATGAATAAAGGAATTGGCGGAGTGATGGTTGCTCATTTATATGTTCCAAGCTTAGAACCACAGAAAGGAATTCCCGCTTCAATTTCAAAAAATATCATCACAGGTCTATTAAAAGAAAAATTAGGCTACAAAGGTTTAATTATTACCGACGCTCTGAATATGGGTGCAGTTGCCAATAAATATCAACCAGGCGAATTAGATGCATTTGCTTTCAAGGCTGGAAATGACATTATGCTTTTTTCACAGGGTGTTGCAGAAGGTAAGAAACTGATTCAGAAAGCAATCGATAATGGCGAAATTTCACAATCAAGAGTGGAAGAAAGTGTAAAAAAGATTTTACTGACAAAATATTTTTTAGGATTAAATCAATACACTCCAAAAAATCCTGAAAATGTTAATCAAGACATCAATAATACTTCTCACAAAATATTGGTTCAGAATCTTTATGCAAATGCTTTAACTTTAATAAAAGACGAAAAGAAACTACTTCCTTTAAACTGTAAAAGCACCTGCTACTACGTTCCTTTGGAAGAAGCACCTTATCAGACTTTTGCAGATCAATTAAATTTAAACTCTACTGTCATTATTAAAAAAGCTTCGGAAATCAATAGCATTCCTGCAAATTCTACAGTGATTGTTGGTTTTCACAAGGATAATTCAACAGCGTATAAGCCGTACAAAATATCTGCTGAATCGAAAAAGGTTTTGGCAGACTTAACTAAAAATCAAAATGTAATTTTAAATATCTTCGGAAGTGCTTATGCATTGAAAGACATTGATATTTCAAAAGTTTCCACCGTTTTGGTTTCTTACGAAAACAATGATGATTCAATGACAGCAACTGCAAATGCCATCAATGGGAAAACAAATATATCAGGAAGGCTCCCGGTTTTGGTAAACGACCAACTGAAAGCGGGAATGGGAATTACATTAGAAGCCCCGCAATTTTCTAAATCAACAGAATTCACCACATCAAAATAAAATAAGATTAAATGAAATCCACTTTTAAGTATTTATTTGACTTATTAAAAACCAAAAATTAAATCAATGAAAATAGGCATACTTTGCTACCCAACATACGGCGGAAGCGGAATCGTAGCAACAGAACTCGGGATGTCTCTCGCCAATAAAGGCTATGAGGTGCATTTTATCAGTTCGGCCCTACCTGCAAGATTAGACATTACCAATCCCAATATTTTTTTTCACAAAGTAAATGTTCAGACCTATCCGCTTTTTCAGTATCAGCCTTACGATATCGCACTGAGCTCGATGATTTACCGTGTTGTGAATCTTTATAAATTAGATCTGCTTCATGCACATTATGCCATTCCGTATGCCTACGCGGCTTTTACGGCAAAACAAATGCTGAAAGAAGATAATAATGACATTCCTTTGGTGACTACTCTTCACGGGACCGATATTACGCTTGTGGGCCAACATCCCAGTTACAAGCATGCGGTAGAATTTTCTATCAATCAGTCTGACGCGATTACTTCTGTTTCTGAAAGCCTGAAAAAAGATACCCTGCAGTTTTTCCGTATCAAAAAAGAAATTCAGGTAATTACCAATTTCATCGATAATACCGAGTTTGAAGATCTTAATGAATGCCAGAGAACCCAGTTTGCCAGTGCTGATGAAAAAATACTGATCCACGTTTCCAATTTAAGACCTGTAAAACGTGTGGAAGAAGTGCTGCAGATTTTTAAAAGCGTCGAAAAGAAAGTTAAATCTAAATTGATCATCATCGGTGAAGGACCCGATATGGAGAAAGTAAATTCTTTCTTAGAAGAAAACCCGGAACTGATCTCTAAAATCCGTCTTTTAGGCAAAGTAAATGATTTGTACAGGATCTTGCGCTTGTCAGACGTATTCTTATTGCCATCTGAGCAGGAAAGTTTTGGTTTGGCAGCTCTTGAAGCGATGGCAGCAAATACGCCGGTTATCAGCTCCAATGCAGGTGGAATTCCTGAAGTTAATATTCAGGGTGAGACAGGATTTTTAGCTGAAATCGGAAATGTAGAAGCCATGAGCAATTACACAATTAAGCTTCTCAGCAATGAAGAATTGTTGGCTCAGATGAAAATCAATGCCAAAGAGCAGGCTATTAAATTTGATCTAAAAAATGTTCTTCCGATCTATGAAGAAATGTACAAAACAACGATTGCAAATTTTAAAAAGGAACCGGCAAAGGTTTAAAAATTCCAAATATTATTAATTAAATCAGAGTCAGTGCTCTGATTTTTTTTATGCCTTTATTTTTGAACCATCATATTTTAAATTCAAATTTTCTTACATTAGTGGTAACACAAAACACCACAGATGAACGAAAAATTATTACAATATCTTTGGAATTTTAAGGTATTCACTCATTTCAACTTTAGTGACCTCAAGGGAAACCCTATTGAAATTTTAGATTTCGGGAAATGGAATAGTGATTCCGGACCGGATTTCCTCATGGCAAAAATAAAAATCAATAATATTATTTTAGCCG includes the following:
- a CDS encoding glycoside hydrolase family 3 protein, coding for MNKVAFQLLFILLFIHSQISAQYQPKNISQSDQKKAQQWVDKAYSSLTQDEKLGQLFIVALYTNKDENHINQVRNIVTSDKIGGLILMQDDAAREINLVNEFQQKSKIPLMIGMDAEWGIYQRIAAAHKFPWAMTLGAIQDKNLIYQMAAKIAEDCKRMGINWDFAPVVDVNTNPNNPIIGNRSFGSEVSNVTQSALSYSKGLQDNNILAAIKHFPGHGDTSTDSHLDLPVVSHSLERLNSIELAPFKALMNKGIGGVMVAHLYVPSLEPQKGIPASISKNIITGLLKEKLGYKGLIITDALNMGAVANKYQPGELDAFAFKAGNDIMLFSQGVAEGKKLIQKAIDNGEISQSRVEESVKKILLTKYFLGLNQYTPKNPENVNQDINNTSHKILVQNLYANALTLIKDEKKLLPLNCKSTCYYVPLEEAPYQTFADQLNLNSTVIIKKASEINSIPANSTVIVGFHKDNSTAYKPYKISAESKKVLADLTKNQNVILNIFGSAYALKDIDISKVSTVLVSYENNDDSMTATANAINGKTNISGRLPVLVNDQLKAGMGITLEAPQFSKSTEFTTSK
- the bshA gene encoding N-acetyl-alpha-D-glucosaminyl L-malate synthase BshA translates to MKIGILCYPTYGGSGIVATELGMSLANKGYEVHFISSALPARLDITNPNIFFHKVNVQTYPLFQYQPYDIALSSMIYRVVNLYKLDLLHAHYAIPYAYAAFTAKQMLKEDNNDIPLVTTLHGTDITLVGQHPSYKHAVEFSINQSDAITSVSESLKKDTLQFFRIKKEIQVITNFIDNTEFEDLNECQRTQFASADEKILIHVSNLRPVKRVEEVLQIFKSVEKKVKSKLIIIGEGPDMEKVNSFLEENPELISKIRLLGKVNDLYRILRLSDVFLLPSEQESFGLAALEAMAANTPVISSNAGGIPEVNIQGETGFLAEIGNVEAMSNYTIKLLSNEELLAQMKINAKEQAIKFDLKNVLPIYEEMYKTTIANFKKEPAKV